GCTGCCTGGCACAGCCAGGCAGGAGCGGCGGGACCGGGTCTGGCGCTGCACGGGTGACTCCCTCGTCAGGTGGCGTGCCTCAGGCTAGCGACGGGAAGCCTGCTCCCGTGACGGGCCTCCTGACCACTGCACTAGTGGTCCGTCTCTTGATTAGCTGACTACTTGTTGGAGGGTGTCGCGGGCGCGCGCGATCTTGGCGAGAATGGACTCTGCGGTGGCAGTCCAGACGTAGGGCGTCGGGTCGTCATTGGTGGCCTCGAGGAACTCCTCGA
This genomic interval from Mycobacteriales bacterium contains the following:
- a CDS encoding IS630 family transposase → EEFLEATNDDPTPYVWTATAESILAKIARARDTLQQVVS